A genomic region of Stenotrophomonas sp. NA06056 contains the following coding sequences:
- a CDS encoding YdcH family protein, protein MDTYSPAEIVEHLVALRAEHRSLDEQITRMAANGEDELEFKRLKRRKLQLKDCITRLESLQIPDEPA, encoded by the coding sequence GTGGACACCTACAGCCCCGCCGAAATCGTCGAACACCTCGTCGCCCTGCGCGCCGAGCACCGCTCGCTGGATGAACAGATCACGCGCATGGCCGCCAATGGCGAGGATGAGCTGGAGTTCAAGCGCCTGAAGAGGCGCAAGTTGCAGTTGAAGGACTGCATCACCCGGCTGGAAAGCCTGCAGATTCCGGACGAGCCGGCGTAA
- the ttcA gene encoding tRNA 2-thiocytidine(32) synthetase TtcA, translating into MSAVISLSDPPQRISRDLRVAGPGADKLGKRLRRQVGQAIADFGMIEAGDKVMVCLSGGKDSYTLLDLLLQLQKKAPVPFELVAVNLDQKQPGFPEHVLPEYLARLGVPYQIIEQDTYSVVSRVIPEGRTMCSLCSRLRRGALYNHAKVHGFSKIALGHHCDDMVATFFLNLFHHAKLAAMPPKLLSDDGQHVVIRPLAYVREHDIAQYAQARDFPIIPCTLCGSQDNLQRRQVGLMLKQWDQDHPGRIEQIARAMADVRPAQLADATLFDFMALGGRGDAAHADAWLADAVPETPAV; encoded by the coding sequence ATGTCCGCCGTGATCTCCCTGTCCGATCCCCCGCAGCGCATTTCGCGCGATCTGCGCGTGGCCGGGCCCGGGGCGGACAAGCTGGGCAAGCGCCTGCGCCGCCAGGTCGGCCAGGCCATTGCCGACTTCGGCATGATCGAAGCGGGCGACAAGGTCATGGTCTGCCTGTCCGGTGGCAAGGACAGCTACACCCTGCTGGACCTGCTGCTGCAGCTGCAGAAAAAGGCGCCGGTACCGTTCGAACTGGTTGCGGTGAACCTGGACCAGAAACAGCCCGGTTTCCCCGAGCACGTCCTGCCGGAGTACCTGGCCAGGCTGGGAGTTCCGTACCAGATCATCGAGCAGGACACGTATTCGGTGGTCAGCCGGGTCATCCCGGAGGGCCGGACGATGTGTTCGCTGTGCTCGCGCCTGCGCCGTGGCGCGCTGTACAACCACGCCAAGGTGCACGGCTTCAGCAAGATTGCCCTGGGCCACCATTGCGATGACATGGTGGCTACGTTTTTCCTGAACCTGTTCCACCATGCCAAGCTGGCCGCCATGCCACCGAAGCTGCTCAGCGATGATGGCCAGCACGTGGTGATCCGCCCGCTGGCGTACGTGCGTGAGCACGACATCGCGCAGTACGCCCAGGCTCGCGATTTCCCGATCATTCCCTGCACTCTTTGTGGCAGCCAGGACAACCTGCAGCGTCGGCAGGTGGGCCTGATGCTCAAGCAGTGGGACCAGGACCACCCGGGGCGCATCGAACAGATCGCACGTGCGATGGCCGATGTGCGGCCTGCGCAGCTGGCCGATGCCACCCTGTTCGATTTCATGGCCCTGGGCGGCCGTGGCGATGCGGCGCATGCCGATGCCTGGCTGGCCGACGCAGTTCCCGAGACGCCTGCCGTTTAA